The Cuculus canorus isolate bCucCan1 chromosome 6, bCucCan1.pri, whole genome shotgun sequence genomic interval CAGTTAGGAAACCGTATGTCACGAAAAGACAACCAAGGCAAATTAATTGACTTTGCTGAGCCTAGAGTTAAAAACAAAGGATGACTCTCAGAGCACagtgtttggggttttcctcaggtgaaataaatatatgtcAGGCTCcatgaaaattaaatcaagaCTGTGTCTAGTTGGtgaataatatatatttactgAGGATACTAAGTTGTAGCTAGCAGATAAGTCCATTTCTTCTTGAACTTGTCAGAAAATCCTCAGTAATTCAAATATGTCATCTGCCTCTGTCAAGGTAATCGATTTAAGCCTGTGGAAAACAACTGCCAAAACCCGGTTGTACTAAATCattatcagaaaggaaaaaattcaaTAGCACTAAACTTCCAGAAATGGGGTAATCGCATTTCATTGGAAAATGTATaatttggaggaaaaaggaCTTACCTTAGGCAGTGGTTTCTTCTGACCACAGTTTATGCCTCCAATAAAGACCATATTGGGCATCACTGGTCTGACGTACTCAAACACAAAGTCAAATCTCAGAAGCCAAATGGAAGCAGAGCTCACGAGTTCGGTCAGGGACACATCTCTCTGAAGAACTTCAGAGGAAAGCTTTAATGCATCTTCGTAGAAACCATTACAGTACATAGGCTCCAGGAGGGAAACCAGTGCATTTTCCACCCTCTGGAAAAAAGTCATGCGGTCTGAGTTGAAGGTAAATAGTCTTGGGATGTAGGACAGAGGGTTTGGGCACTGCGGTGCTGTATAGTGTAAGCTGCAAGGAAATCCTCTCATGAAGAAtacaaatggaagagaaaaatagttaGCAACTATTGCACCGCACATAAAGGCAGGGTCTGTTAGGACAGCATCGAAGTTGCTTTGACTGATGTACTGCAGGGTCTCCTTGCTGTTGAACAGGTCCCTGCATTGAGTAAAGAACGTCTTGAAAACATTCACCGAGTACTTGTACAGCTCTGGAATGTTCAGTGGGAAAGTCTGTTCCTTCAGGTGAGCACCAGCATACTGTTGAAAAGCATTATCCAGATCTTGTAAAGGGAGAGACACTGGGTATGTTTTCACCGTGTATGCCTGCGTTGTTTCCATCTGCCAGCTGACTTCTGGTAAAATCACCACCACTTCATGTCCTTTCTCGCTGAGCTTTTCAACTACTTCCTTCATGCTAAGCCAGTGGCTTCCAACCATGGGCACCACCAGGAGCTTCCCACCATCTGAGAGgccaggaaggaggaggagaaaagtcCAGGCACAGCAAAGCCACAAAGTCATGTTCCTGTGTTTAGAACACAGACTATGAGAGAttcttctccttccagcagTAGCCTGAACACGCTTTTGAAGGAAACCGACTGGTTTAATAAGCTGAGTTGTGCTGCAATGCTGCAACCTCCTAGTTAATGATTTGCTGCTTTGGGTTGGGCattgggtttggggtttttttctcattatttgtGAAGCCAAATAAGGTGAATATTTCCTGTGCTGAGTCATCAAGCTCCTCAATGTTAAACGTATCAGCAGCTCCTCAACATGCCAGTCCGATTTCTTAGGACTTCTCTCTCGATTGCTGATATGTCCTCTCTTACCCCTTGGTCAGGGTGACCCCACGTCTGGTGCAAACAACCCCACCACAAcagcaagaaattaaaacagcCTCAGCAAATTTCACGTGGTTGGAGACATCCATGAATCAAGTAATTTCCCTGAGGGAAGAACAGGAGATCCTCAGGATAAGGGGAAAGagcagatcacagaatcacagaatcacagaatcacaaggttagaaaggacccattggatcatcgagtccaaccattcctaacactccctaaaccatgtccctcagcacttaaacacctccagggaaggcgactcgaccacctccctgggcagctgttccagtacccaatgactcttactgtgaagaagaTGAGCTTTGTCTTCTGAGCTAGCAGGAACCTACACAGCAGGAGAGACACAGAAAGAGGCTGCTCTGACCACTGAGGCAGAGACCTGTGAAGCTGAAGGCCATATGTCAGCGTCACAACCTATAGGATGCCCTCAGGCACCTGAGAACTCCTCCCCACTTGACTACACATCAAGCAGAAGCCAGGCAGAAGGCATGTATGTACTCGGCTGCTGCTCCCCATGTGGCTTGGGCTGTTCAGCGGCGACTGAGGCATGAGCCCAGGTGTGGAACCCAAATTGGCGGAGAAGCAGCT includes:
- the LOC104059592 gene encoding UDP-glucuronosyltransferase 1A9 isoform X1 — its product is MTLWLCCAWTFLLLLPGLSDGGKLLVVPMVGSHWLSMKEVVEKLSEKGHEVVVILPEVSWQMETTQAYTVKTYPVSLPLQDLDNAFQQYAGAHLKEQTFPLNIPELYKYSVNVFKTFFTQCRDLFNSKETLQYISQSNFDAVLTDPAFMCGAIVANYFSLPFVFFMRGFPCSLHYTAPQCPNPLSYIPRLFTFNSDRMTFFQRVENALVSLLEPMYCNGFYEDALKLSSEVLQRDVSLTELVSSASIWLLRFDFVFEYVRPVMPNMVFIGGINCGQKKPLPKEFEAIVNASGEHGIIVFSLGSMVSEIPMKKAKEIADALGSVPQTVLWRYTGEVPPNLPKNVKLLKWLPQNDLLAHPKTRAFITHGGSHGIYEGICNAVPMLVMPLFGDQMDNAKRVESRGAGLTLNILEMTSKDISTALKAVINDKKYKENVQRLSDLHLDRPIHPLDLAVHWVEFVMRHKGAPHLRPAAHDLNWIQYHSLDVIAFLLAVVLLSLFISLKCCLFCCRRCCCKKGRTRKPIKSKSH